One part of the Melospiza melodia melodia isolate bMelMel2 chromosome 3, bMelMel2.pri, whole genome shotgun sequence genome encodes these proteins:
- the EXOC8 gene encoding exocyst complex component 8 — MALSLGEGGGGGGSRLRRQLESGGFAAGEYVKQLSQQSDGDRDLQEHRQRIQALSEETAQSLKRNVYQNYRQFIETAREISYLESEMYQLSHILTEQKGIMEAVTQALLLQADRDDPALGARRAAAADPFLPLSGKDAAANEEGRQRTLTTLLEKVEGCRDLLPESPGKYLVYNGDLVEYDADHMAQIQRVHAFLMNDCLLVATALPNRRGAYRYDALYPLDGLAVVNVKDNPPMKDMFKLLMFPESRIFQAENAKIKKEWLEVLEETKRNRALSEKRRLEQEALPRPAPTPPESTNPFDEDEDEEEEDEPSAEEEVVDLSLEWIQELPEDLDVCIAQRDFEGAVDLLDKLNEYLADKPVSQPVKELRAKVDERVRQLTDVLVFELSPDRSLRGGPRATRRAVSQLIRLGQSTKACELFLKNRAAAVQTAIRQLRIEGATLLYIHKLCHVFFTSLLETAREFETDFAGNNGCYSAFVVWARSSMRMFVDAFSKQVFDSKESLSTAAECVKVAKEHCKQLSEIGLDLTFIIHALLVKDIKGALQSYKDIIIEATKHRNSEEMWRKMNLMTPEALGKLREEMRSCGVGNFDQYTGDDCWVNLSYTVVAFTKQTMAFLEEALKLYFPELHMVLLESLVEIILVAVQHVDYSLRCEQDPEKKAFIRQNASFLYETVLPVVEKRFEEGVGKPAKQLQDLRNASRLMRVNPESTTSVV, encoded by the exons ATGGCGCTGTCGCTGGgcgagggcggcggcggcggcgggagccggCTGCGGCGGCAGCTGGAGTCGGGCGGCTTCGCGGCGGGGGAGTACGTGAAGCAGCTGTCGCAGCAGTCGGACGGCGACCGGGACTTGCAGGAGCACCGGCAGCGCATCCAGGCGCTCAGCGAGGAGACGGCGCAGAGCCTGAAGCGCAACGTCTACCAAAACTACCGGCAGTTCATCGAGACGGCGCGGGAGATCAGCTACCTGGAGAGCGAGATGTACCAGCTCAGCCACATCCTCACCGAGCAGAAGGGCATCATGGAGGCCGTcacccaggccctgctcctccaGGCCGACCGCGACGACCCCGCGCTGggcgcccgccgcgccgccgccgccgaccCCTTCCTGCCGCTGTCGGGCAAGGACGCGGCCGCCAACGAGGAGGGGCGGCAGCGCACCCTCACCACCCTCCTGGAGAAGGTGGAGGGCTGCCGCGACCTCCTGCCCGAGAGCCCCGGCAAGTACCTGGTCTACAACGGCGACCTGGTGGAGTACGACGCCGACCACATGGCGCAGATCCAGCGGGTGCACGCCTTCCTCATGAACGACTGCCTGCTCGTGGCCACCGCCCTGCCCAACCGCCGCGGCGCCTACCGCTACGACGCCCTGTACCCCCTGGACGGGCTGGCCGTGGTCAACGTCAAGGACAACCCGCCTATGAAGGACATGTTCAAGCTGCTCATGTTCCCCGAGAGCCGCATCTTCCAGGCTGAGAACGCCAAGATCAAGAAGGAgtggctggaggtgctggaggagACCAAGCGCAATCGCGCCCTCAGCGAGAAGCGGCGCCTGGAGCAGGAggcgctgccccggcccgccccgaCGCCCCCCGAATCCACCAACCCCTTCGacgaggatgaggacgaggaggaggaggatgagcccTCCGCTGAGGAGGAGGTCGTTGACCTCTCGCTTGAGTGGATCCAGGAGCTGCCCGAGGACCTGGACGTCTGCATTGCTCAGCGGGACTTCGAGGGGGCGGTGGATCTCTTGGATAAACTGAACGAGTACCTGGCGGACAAGCCCGTGAGCCAGCCCGTGAAGGAGCTGCGGGCCAAGGTGGACGAGCGCGTCCGGCAGCTGACGGACGTGCTGGTGTTCGAGCTGTCCCCGGACCGCTCGCTGCGGGGCGGGCCGCGGGCCACCCGCCGGGCCGTGTCCCAGCTCATCCGCCTGGGCCAGTCCACCAAGGCCTGCGAGCTGTTCCTGAAGAACCGGGCGGCCGCCGTGCAGACGGCCATCCGGCAGCTGCGCATCGAGGGCGCCACGCTGCTCTACATCCACAAGCTCTGCCATGTCTTCTTCACCAGCCTCCTGGAGACGGCCAGGGAGTTTGAGACGGACTTCGCCGGCAACAACGGCTGCTACTCGGCCTTCGTTGTCTGGGCGCGCTCGTCCATGAGGATGTTTGTAGATGCCTTCAGTAAGCAAGTATTTGATAGCAAGGAGAGTTTGTCAACTGCGGCAGAGTGTGTCAAG GTGGCTAAAGAGCACTGCAAGCAGCTGAGCGAGATTGGACTGGATCTCACCTTCATCATTCACGCCCTCCTGGTGAAGGATATCAAAGGTGCTTTGCAGAGCTACAAGGATATCATCATCGAGGCCACCAAGCACCGCAACTCTGAGGAGATGTGGAGAAAGATGAACCTGATGACTCCAGAGGCTCTGGGGAAGCTCAGGGAGGAGATGAGGAGCTGTGGGGTGGGCAATTTTGACCAATACACGGGTGATGACTGCTGGGTCAACCTCAGTTACACTGTAGTAGCTTTCACTAAGCAGACTATGGCCTTCTTGGAGGAAGCATTAAAGCTTTACTTTCCAGAGCTGCACATGGTTCTCCTGGAGAGCCTGGTGGAAATCATCCTGGTGGCTGTCCAGCATGTTGACTACAGTTTGCGGTGTGAACAGGACCCTGAGAAAAAAGCGTTCATTAGGCAGAACGCCTCTTTCCTGTATGAAACTGTCCTTCCTGTTGTGGAAAAAAGGTTTGAGGAAGGAGTTGGAAAACCAGCCAAGCAGCTTCAGGATCTGAGAAATGCCTCAAGATTGATGCGTGTAAATCCGGAAAGTACCACCTCCGTGGTGTGA